A single genomic interval of Croceibacter atlanticus HTCC2559 harbors:
- a CDS encoding YCF48-related protein — protein sequence MKYHILLIFSIFTSSLLAQSSWSSLDNAPVNANGTRFDDVFFINSELGWIANGANGNVFKTIDGGENWTEVLNEADISANVYYRNIEFFNENIGIVTSLSGLHFKTTDGGITWSPITFPNNPTAICGLSQASETTMYGCGAYNEPAFILKTTDTGDTWSYTDLSTLANALVEMLFLNELVGYAAGKNDSGGVILKTTDGGLTWTQIYNSNIAGEYVWKLQLVNDNPNVLFGSIESVPMQQGKVIKSFDAGATWESKDCPIRPIQALGFETPQRGWVGGHIGNLYETNDGGDTWTDLGFGTNANRIFFVGNTAYCSGATILKLTETLSIPNNNLESRKDLKVVISPMPITDKLNFSIEYPETDNAIIELYDHQGRRVEKLTRESLVSKGVKDYSFNFNHAAGLYFLSIQHNTGRQSIQFIKK from the coding sequence ATGAAATACCATATCTTACTCATATTTAGCATCTTCACTTCTTCATTACTCGCACAAAGCTCTTGGTCTAGTTTAGACAATGCTCCCGTAAACGCAAATGGAACTCGTTTTGATGATGTTTTTTTCATAAATTCAGAATTAGGATGGATAGCTAATGGCGCTAACGGTAATGTTTTTAAAACCATCGACGGTGGTGAAAATTGGACTGAAGTTTTAAATGAAGCCGATATTTCTGCAAATGTTTACTACAGAAATATTGAATTTTTTAATGAAAATATTGGTATTGTCACGTCACTTAGCGGGTTGCATTTTAAAACAACAGATGGTGGTATTACTTGGTCTCCAATTACTTTTCCTAACAATCCGACAGCAATTTGCGGGCTTTCACAAGCATCTGAAACTACAATGTATGGTTGTGGAGCTTACAATGAACCTGCTTTTATTTTAAAAACTACAGATACTGGAGATACTTGGTCTTATACAGATCTAAGCACACTTGCCAATGCTTTGGTAGAAATGCTTTTTCTAAATGAATTGGTTGGTTATGCAGCTGGAAAAAATGATAGTGGTGGCGTTATTCTTAAAACTACAGATGGCGGTTTAACTTGGACACAAATTTACAACTCTAACATTGCAGGAGAATATGTTTGGAAATTACAGCTTGTTAATGATAATCCTAATGTATTATTTGGATCTATAGAGTCTGTACCTATGCAACAAGGTAAAGTAATTAAGAGTTTTGATGCTGGTGCAACTTGGGAAAGCAAAGATTGCCCTATTAGACCAATACAAGCACTTGGATTTGAAACACCTCAAAGAGGTTGGGTTGGTGGCCATATTGGTAACCTTTATGAAACAAATGATGGTGGAGACACGTGGACAGATTTAGGATTTGGTACAAACGCAAACCGTATTTTTTTTGTTGGTAATACTGCATATTGCTCTGGTGCTACTATTTTAAAATTAACTGAAACTCTTTCTATCCCAAATAACAATTTAGAGTCCCGTAAGGACTTAAAAGTGGTTATATCACCTATGCCTATAACAGATAAATTAAATTTCTCAATTGAATATCCTGAAACCGACAATGCCATAATAGAACTTTATGACCACCAAGGAAGACGTGTAGAAAAGCTTACCAGAGAATCTCTTGTTAGTAAAGGCGTAAAAGACTACAGTTTTAATTTTAATCACGCTGCTGGCCTTTACTTTTTGAGCATACAACATAATACAGGACGACAAAGTATTCAGTTTATAAAAAAATAA
- the asnB gene encoding asparagine synthase B — translation MCGIVCAFDLKEKSEVLRPQVLEMAKAIRHRGPDWSGIYSDDKVIMAHERLAIVDPASGKQPLLSDDRKLILAANGEIYNHRELRKQFEGKYDFKTESDCEVILALYKEKGVDFIDDMNGIFGFAIYDAEKDEYFVARDHMGIIPLYIGWDQNGTFYVASELKALEGVCSKIQLFPPGHYMSSKDGKFVKWYKRDWTEFDAVKDNETSIAKIKEALEAAVQRQLMSDVPYGVLLSGGLDSSVTSAIAKKYAQKRVESDGKKDAWWPQLHSFSVGLEGSPDLAAARKVADHIDTVHHEIKFTIQEGLDAIRDVIYNLETYDITTIRASTPMYLMARVIKSMGIKMVLSGEGADELFGGYLYFHKAPNAQEFHEETVRKLSKLHMYDCLRANKSLAAWGIEGRVPFLDKEFMDVAMSINPQDKMINGERMEKWVVRKAFEDMIPESVAWRQKEQFSDGVGYSWIDTLKEMVNDLITDEQMANAHFRFPIQTPQNKEEFYYRSIFEEHFPSDAAALCVPQEPSVACSTKIALEWDEAFKDMNDPSGRAVAKVHDDAYQEKEAVAV, via the coding sequence ATGTGTGGAATAGTATGCGCATTCGATTTAAAAGAAAAGTCTGAAGTTTTAAGACCTCAAGTGTTAGAAATGGCAAAAGCTATACGTCATCGTGGTCCAGATTGGAGCGGTATTTATAGCGATGATAAGGTTATAATGGCTCACGAAAGATTGGCTATTGTAGATCCAGCATCTGGTAAACAACCGTTATTGAGTGATGATCGTAAACTTATATTAGCTGCGAATGGAGAGATTTACAACCATAGGGAATTACGTAAGCAGTTTGAAGGAAAGTATGATTTTAAAACTGAAAGTGACTGCGAGGTTATTTTAGCTTTATATAAGGAAAAAGGAGTTGACTTTATAGACGATATGAATGGCATTTTTGGTTTTGCTATTTATGATGCGGAAAAGGATGAATATTTCGTGGCTAGAGACCATATGGGAATTATTCCATTATATATTGGTTGGGATCAAAACGGAACATTTTACGTAGCTTCAGAATTAAAGGCGTTAGAAGGTGTTTGTTCTAAAATTCAATTATTTCCTCCAGGACATTATATGTCTAGTAAAGACGGAAAATTTGTAAAATGGTATAAAAGAGATTGGACAGAATTTGATGCTGTAAAAGATAATGAAACTAGCATTGCTAAAATTAAAGAGGCGCTGGAAGCTGCTGTACAAAGACAGTTAATGAGTGATGTGCCATATGGTGTATTGCTTTCTGGCGGATTAGACTCCTCTGTAACATCTGCAATAGCAAAAAAATATGCTCAAAAAAGAGTAGAAAGTGATGGTAAAAAAGATGCTTGGTGGCCACAACTGCATAGTTTTTCTGTAGGTTTAGAGGGTTCTCCAGACTTAGCTGCTGCACGCAAAGTTGCAGACCATATAGATACAGTACATCACGAAATTAAATTCACAATCCAAGAAGGTTTAGATGCAATAAGAGATGTTATTTACAATCTCGAAACATATGACATAACAACAATACGTGCAAGTACGCCAATGTATTTAATGGCACGTGTCATTAAGTCTATGGGGATAAAAATGGTGCTGTCTGGTGAAGGTGCAGATGAGTTGTTTGGTGGCTATTTATACTTTCACAAGGCTCCAAATGCTCAAGAGTTTCACGAAGAAACTGTTCGTAAATTAAGTAAACTACACATGTATGATTGCTTGCGTGCTAATAAGAGTTTAGCGGCTTGGGGAATTGAAGGTCGTGTACCATTTTTAGATAAAGAGTTTATGGATGTTGCAATGAGTATAAACCCACAAGATAAAATGATTAATGGTGAGCGTATGGAAAAGTGGGTAGTACGTAAAGCGTTTGAAGATATGATACCAGAAAGTGTGGCGTGGAGACAAAAAGAGCAGTTTAGTGATGGTGTTGGTTACAGTTGGATAGATACTTTAAAAGAAATGGTAAACGATTTAATAACAGATGAACAAATGGCAAATGCACATTTTAGATTCCCTATACAAACGCCTCAAAACAAAGAGGAGTTTTATTACCGTAGTATTTTTGAAGAGCATTTCCCTAGTGACGCTGCGGCACTTTGTGTTCCTCAGGAGCCAAGTGTGGCGTGTAGTACTAAAATTGCTTTAGAGTGGGATGAAGCATTTAAAGATATGAATGATCCTAGTGGTAGAGCTGTTGCCAAAGTTCATGATGATGCTTACCAAGAAAAAGAAGCTGTAGCAGTATAA
- a CDS encoding 7-carboxy-7-deazaguanine synthase QueE, with amino-acid sequence MTKEEISQLVEEGKMLPLMEEFYTIQGEGYHKGTAAYFIRIGGCDVGCHWCDVKESWDAEKHPPTATERIVSEAVKYSKTIVVTGGEPLTWDMTLLTQMLKAEGAQTHIETSGAYTLTGKWDWICLSPKKLKLPTKEVYEKANELKVIIFNKHDLKFAEEQAAKVNKDCILYLQPEWSVRDKVVPLIVDFVMANPQWKVSLQTHKYLNIP; translated from the coding sequence ATGACGAAAGAAGAGATATCTCAATTGGTTGAAGAAGGTAAGATGTTGCCACTTATGGAAGAATTTTACACCATACAAGGTGAAGGTTATCATAAGGGAACGGCTGCTTATTTTATAAGAATTGGTGGTTGCGATGTAGGTTGCCATTGGTGTGATGTAAAAGAGAGTTGGGATGCAGAGAAACATCCGCCAACCGCAACAGAGCGTATAGTTTCTGAAGCTGTAAAATACTCTAAGACTATTGTTGTTACTGGAGGCGAACCATTAACTTGGGATATGACACTGTTAACTCAGATGCTTAAAGCTGAAGGTGCTCAAACACATATTGAAACAAGTGGTGCATATACATTAACTGGTAAATGGGACTGGATATGCCTATCTCCTAAGAAGTTAAAGCTTCCTACTAAAGAGGTTTATGAAAAAGCTAATGAGCTTAAAGTTATTATCTTTAATAAACACGATTTAAAATTTGCAGAAGAACAAGCAGCAAAAGTAAATAAGGATTGTATTTTGTATTTGCAACCAGAGTGGAGTGTAAGAGACAAAGTAGTGCCTTTAATTGTTGACTTTGTGATGGCAAACCCACAATGGAAAGTAAGTTTGCAAACACATAAGTATTTGAATATTCCGTAA
- a CDS encoding TonB-dependent receptor encodes MKKLSLFFLFCLTALSFSFAQTTVTGKIYDGDSNAPLLGANIMDVSSGNGTITDFDGNFSLSVGSTSGELKISYVGYITKTVAYNVSEGKTSIGSVTLAPDEATLSEVVITTSGVVDLAKDRKTPVAVSTIRASEIRQKLGSQEFVEILNTTPSIYATKQGGGYGDSRVNIRGFDTQNSAVLINGVPINDMENGIVYWSNWAGLSDVASAIQVQRGLGSSKLAVSSVGGTINVVTRSADRSEGGFVSTSVGNNDYIKTLASYSTGLSESGWSGSFLFSRTAGDGYIDGTKFEGFNYFASVGYQPNENHGLEFTVTGAPQWHHQRSRASSIDAYIQYGGGEEPRIKYNEDWGFRNGEEYSFRRNFYHKPILSLNWDWTISDATKLTTTAYASFGRGGGTGEIGEINGRRQFALPRTDNGLIRVDDIVAYNSGQLVPDFSAQPRAQVNGLYLNNSDLNDNENNTNGITRRASINSHNWYGVLANLNNKLSDELTLDFGIDLRQYKGFHYRRVNDLLGGDAYQQTDNRNNPVDDAALSNIFFETYDADQPWWVFADIDDEEKIDYYNTGLVNWAGAFGQLEYTKDNISAFVQGAVSNQGFAREEFFGTTPAEKTDYENILGGNIKGGINWNINDNHNVFGNAGYYSKQPLFDAVYINFSNQLNPDLVNEQVVGFELGYGYRSRNFRANVNLYRTSWADRFESVSATFNEDTPDEIRGTANILGITQVHMGIEADARYRINEFIGVNGMISIGDWQYKDDVVATYFDNNQEPVVIDGESQSVLLPLDGVKVGDAAQFTASLGADVKLYKSLQVDANYRFADNLYAAFDASDVSEDGALKLPSYGLLDAGMSFSIPSFLGEKMTFRLNINNVLDEVYISESDTNRFAQEGDATYDGIATSNRVYFGFGRTWNASLRFDF; translated from the coding sequence ATGAAAAAACTCTCATTATTTTTTCTTTTTTGTTTAACTGCATTAAGCTTTTCTTTTGCCCAAACTACGGTAACTGGAAAAATTTATGATGGTGATAGCAATGCTCCTTTATTAGGTGCAAACATTATGGACGTATCTTCTGGAAATGGTACAATAACAGATTTCGATGGAAACTTTTCATTATCAGTTGGTTCAACTTCTGGAGAATTAAAAATTTCTTACGTAGGATACATTACTAAAACTGTTGCTTACAACGTATCTGAAGGTAAAACATCTATTGGTTCTGTAACATTGGCTCCAGATGAGGCAACACTATCAGAAGTAGTAATCACAACTTCTGGTGTTGTAGATTTAGCTAAGGACAGAAAAACTCCTGTTGCTGTTTCTACTATTAGAGCTAGTGAAATAAGACAAAAATTAGGATCTCAAGAATTTGTTGAGATTTTAAACACAACACCATCTATCTATGCAACTAAGCAAGGTGGTGGTTATGGTGACTCAAGAGTTAATATCCGTGGTTTTGATACTCAAAACTCTGCGGTATTAATTAATGGTGTGCCAATTAATGATATGGAAAACGGTATTGTATACTGGAGTAACTGGGCAGGTCTGTCTGATGTTGCATCAGCTATTCAAGTACAAAGAGGTTTAGGATCTTCTAAACTAGCTGTTTCTTCTGTAGGTGGTACAATAAACGTTGTAACTCGTAGTGCAGATAGATCAGAAGGTGGATTTGTATCTACATCTGTAGGTAATAATGATTACATCAAAACATTAGCTTCTTACTCAACAGGTTTAAGTGAGTCTGGATGGTCTGGATCTTTCTTATTTAGCAGAACAGCTGGAGATGGTTACATAGACGGAACAAAGTTTGAAGGTTTTAACTACTTCGCATCTGTAGGTTACCAACCAAATGAAAATCACGGTTTAGAGTTTACAGTAACTGGTGCGCCACAATGGCACCACCAACGTTCTAGAGCGAGCTCAATCGATGCTTACATACAATATGGTGGTGGCGAAGAGCCAAGAATTAAGTACAATGAAGATTGGGGCTTTAGAAATGGTGAAGAATACTCTTTTAGAAGAAACTTTTACCACAAGCCTATCTTAAGCTTAAACTGGGATTGGACAATTAGTGACGCTACTAAACTTACTACAACTGCTTACGCATCATTTGGTCGTGGTGGTGGTACTGGTGAGATTGGTGAAATTAATGGAAGAAGACAATTTGCTTTACCTAGAACAGACAATGGTTTAATTAGAGTAGATGATATTGTTGCATACAACAGTGGTCAATTAGTTCCAGATTTTAGCGCTCAGCCTAGAGCTCAAGTTAATGGTCTTTACTTAAATAATAGTGACCTTAACGATAATGAAAACAATACTAACGGTATTACAAGACGTGCATCTATCAACTCTCACAACTGGTATGGCGTATTAGCAAATCTTAACAACAAGTTATCAGATGAGTTAACTTTAGATTTCGGTATAGATTTAAGACAATACAAAGGATTTCACTACAGAAGAGTTAACGATCTTTTAGGTGGTGATGCTTACCAACAAACAGATAATAGAAACAATCCTGTTGATGATGCAGCATTATCTAACATCTTCTTTGAAACGTATGATGCAGACCAACCTTGGTGGGTTTTCGCAGATATAGATGATGAAGAGAAAATAGACTACTATAATACAGGTCTTGTAAACTGGGCAGGTGCTTTTGGACAGTTAGAATATACTAAAGATAATATCTCTGCATTTGTTCAAGGTGCAGTTTCTAACCAAGGCTTTGCTAGAGAAGAGTTTTTTGGAACTACACCAGCAGAAAAAACTGACTACGAAAACATCTTAGGAGGTAACATTAAAGGTGGTATTAACTGGAACATTAATGATAATCACAATGTATTTGGTAACGCTGGTTACTATTCTAAGCAGCCATTATTTGATGCAGTTTACATTAACTTCTCAAACCAACTTAACCCAGACTTAGTAAATGAGCAAGTTGTAGGTTTTGAGCTTGGTTACGGTTACAGAAGCAGAAACTTTAGAGCAAACGTAAACCTTTACCGTACGAGTTGGGCAGACCGTTTTGAGTCTGTATCTGCAACGTTTAATGAAGATACTCCAGACGAAATTAGAGGTACAGCAAACATCTTAGGTATTACTCAAGTTCACATGGGTATTGAGGCAGATGCACGTTACAGAATTAATGAGTTTATTGGTGTTAACGGTATGATCTCTATTGGAGACTGGCAATATAAAGACGATGTAGTTGCTACATATTTTGATAACAACCAAGAACCAGTTGTTATCGATGGTGAGTCTCAATCAGTATTATTACCATTAGATGGTGTGAAAGTTGGAGATGCTGCACAATTTACAGCTAGTTTAGGTGCAGATGTAAAGCTTTACAAGTCATTACAAGTAGATGCTAACTACCGTTTTGCAGATAATTTATATGCAGCTTTCGATGCTTCAGATGTTAGCGAAGATGGTGCTCTTAAATTACCTTCTTACGGTCTTTTAGATGCTGGTATGTCATTCTCAATCCCTTCATTCTTAGGTGAAAAAATGACGTTCCGTTTAAACATAAACAACGTATTAGATGAGGTTTATATCTCTGAGTCTGATACTAACAGATTTGCTCAAGAAGGTGATGCTACTTATGATGGTATTGCTACTTCTAACCGTGTTTATTTCGGTTTCGGAAGAACTTGGAATGCAAGTTTAAGATTTGATTTCTAA
- a CDS encoding DUF2911 domain-containing protein → MKHIMMLVAIVFATSVATAQDKMTKDSDKVNFSKMDVSPLDVTLFRNEKKEPIARVMYSRPQMKDREIFGNLVPYGKVWRTGANEASEVTFYRDMTVGGKKVSAGTYTLYTIPNEKEWTVILNKANNVWGAYDYKEEMDVVRINVPVRTSPKPIESFSMAFKPVENGTHLMMGWDNTYVEIPFMSI, encoded by the coding sequence ATGAAACATATTATGATGCTTGTTGCAATTGTATTTGCAACATCTGTAGCTACTGCACAAGACAAAATGACAAAAGACTCAGACAAGGTTAACTTTTCTAAAATGGATGTTAGTCCTTTAGATGTAACCCTTTTTAGAAATGAAAAGAAAGAGCCCATTGCAAGAGTTATGTATAGTAGACCACAAATGAAAGATCGTGAGATTTTCGGAAATCTTGTACCATATGGTAAAGTTTGGCGTACGGGTGCAAATGAAGCATCTGAAGTTACCTTTTATAGAGATATGACTGTAGGAGGAAAAAAAGTAAGTGCTGGTACATATACATTATATACTATTCCTAATGAGAAGGAATGGACGGTTATCTTAAACAAAGCAAATAATGTTTGGGGTGCTTATGATTACAAGGAAGAAATGGATGTAGTTAGAATTAATGTACCTGTAAGAACTTCTCCTAAGCCTATTGAATCTTTTTCTATGGCATTTAAGCCTGTTGAAAACGGTACTCATTTAATGATGGGTTGGGATAATACATATGTAGAGATACCATTTATGTCTATCTAA
- a CDS encoding DUF2059 domain-containing protein, which produces MKTYFISALVCLMSVMSWGQVEEGYEDTLKKMFEVSGTEAAYQSTIKQMVGMYKSQKSDVPADAWDSLEKEFLAMSLNDLTKMLVPVYSKHLTKNDLEELIAFYQTEVGTKFANSTPAIMQESMQVGQQWGMELGKRFNEKMSEQGY; this is translated from the coding sequence ATGAAAACGTATTTTATTTCTGCACTTGTGTGTTTAATGTCTGTAATGTCTTGGGGTCAAGTAGAAGAAGGTTACGAAGACACCTTAAAAAAGATGTTTGAAGTATCTGGTACAGAAGCTGCTTATCAATCTACAATTAAACAAATGGTAGGTATGTATAAATCACAAAAATCAGATGTGCCTGCAGATGCTTGGGATTCTTTAGAAAAGGAATTTTTAGCAATGTCTTTAAATGATTTAACTAAAATGTTAGTGCCTGTATATAGTAAGCACTTAACAAAGAATGATTTAGAAGAGTTAATTGCATTTTATCAAACCGAAGTAGGTACTAAATTTGCAAATAGCACACCGGCAATTATGCAAGAATCTATGCAGGTAGGACAGCAATGGGGAATGGAGCTTGGAAAACGTTTCAATGAAAAAATGTCTGAGCAAGGTTACTAA
- a CDS encoding DUF6588 family protein yields the protein MKQILFTLVFLTTITTVSAQQNLDELLASGVEDAQTFTQQYITPGAEGLLWNTTSGWMQGAKVKKVLGFEFSVMGSATLIKDEQKSFTFNNSDYNNLELQNGNASQEVATAFGENNPDVLVVTTVENEFGFEEEVEIVLPQGLGSENISFLPTAFLQARLGVFKATEVKVRYFPKIEYEDIKTGLVGIAVQHEISQWFPGSDVLPIRVSALVSYTNTSGEYDFTDEGVIEGENQRFELTQNSYTVEAQVSTKLPIINFYGGLGYVTGTSEFDILGTYRFRDATPIFGGEESITDPFSIENDISGVRATLGLKLNLGFFGLHADYNIADYNTVSAGVHFGI from the coding sequence ATGAAACAGATACTATTTACACTCGTATTTCTAACTACAATAACAACTGTAAGTGCACAGCAAAATTTAGATGAGTTGCTGGCATCTGGAGTTGAGGATGCGCAAACGTTTACACAACAATATATTACACCTGGCGCCGAAGGTTTATTGTGGAATACCACAAGTGGCTGGATGCAAGGTGCAAAAGTGAAGAAAGTTTTGGGGTTTGAATTTTCTGTAATGGGAAGCGCAACATTAATAAAAGATGAACAAAAGTCTTTTACATTTAATAATAGTGATTATAATAATTTAGAATTACAGAATGGAAACGCTTCGCAAGAAGTAGCAACTGCTTTTGGAGAAAATAATCCAGATGTTTTAGTGGTTACCACTGTAGAAAATGAATTTGGTTTTGAAGAAGAAGTAGAAATTGTGTTACCACAAGGTTTGGGTTCAGAGAATATTAGCTTTCTGCCAACAGCATTCCTACAAGCTAGGTTGGGTGTTTTTAAAGCAACAGAAGTTAAGGTGCGCTATTTTCCAAAGATAGAGTATGAGGACATTAAAACAGGACTTGTAGGTATAGCAGTGCAACACGAGATAAGTCAGTGGTTTCCTGGTAGTGATGTACTACCAATACGTGTTTCTGCTTTAGTCTCTTATACCAACACATCTGGAGAATATGACTTTACAGATGAAGGTGTTATTGAAGGTGAAAATCAACGTTTTGAGCTTACACAGAATAGCTACACGGTCGAGGCACAAGTATCTACTAAATTGCCAATCATTAATTTTTATGGTGGTTTAGGATATGTAACAGGAACTTCTGAGTTTGATATATTAGGAACTTATAGGTTTAGAGATGCAACACCAATATTTGGAGGCGAAGAGTCTATAACAGATCCATTTAGTATTGAGAATGATATCTCTGGAGTACGCGCAACCTTAGGGTTAAAACTTAATTTAGGCTTCTTTGGGTTGCACGCAGATTATAATATAGCAGATTACAATACAGTTTCAGCTGGTGTGCATTTTGGCATTTAA
- the gyrB gene encoding DNA topoisomerase (ATP-hydrolyzing) subunit B has product MSEESKKQYSADSIQALEGMEHVRMRPSMYIGDVGIRGLHHLVYEVVDNSIDEAMGGYCDTIDVIINEDNSITTKDNGRGIPIGIHKKEGVSALEVVMTKIGAGGKFDKDSYKVSGGLHGVGVSCVNALSDHLKASVHKDGKIWEQEYERGKPLYPVKAVGDTDFSGTVVTFHPDNQIFQQTIEYNYETLASRMRELAFLNKGLTITLTDKRQTDDKGEFISERFFSEEGLSEFVRFLDGNRDPIIKDVISMEGEKNGVPVEVAMIYNSSYAENLHSYVNNINTHEGGTHLAGFRRGLTSSLKKFADASGMLDKLKFDIAGDDFREGLTAIISVKVSEPQFEGQTKTKLGNREVTSAVSQAVSEMIEIHMEENPNDAKTIIEKVILAAQARHAAKKAREMVQRKTVMSIGGLPGKLSDCSNQDPAECEVFLVEGDSAGGTAKQGRDRAFQAILPLRGKILNVEKAMSHKVFENEEIKNIFTALGVTIGTEEDSKALNLSKLRYHKIVIMCDADVDGSHIATLILTFFFRYMKELIEAGHIYIATPPLYLIKKGQKKRYAWNEDEREAIANEFKGSVSVQRYKGLGEMNAEQLWDTTMNPEFRTLRQVAIDNGVEADRIFSMLMGDDVPPRREFIEKNAKYANIDV; this is encoded by the coding sequence ATGAGCGAAGAATCAAAGAAACAGTATTCAGCAGATAGTATTCAGGCCTTAGAAGGAATGGAGCATGTGCGTATGCGCCCATCTATGTATATTGGAGATGTTGGTATACGTGGTTTGCACCATTTGGTATATGAGGTAGTAGATAATAGTATTGATGAGGCAATGGGAGGTTATTGTGACACTATAGATGTCATAATAAACGAAGATAACTCTATTACGACTAAAGATAACGGCCGTGGTATTCCTATCGGAATTCACAAAAAAGAAGGCGTATCTGCACTTGAGGTTGTAATGACTAAGATTGGTGCTGGTGGTAAGTTTGATAAAGATTCTTATAAAGTTTCTGGAGGTCTTCACGGTGTTGGTGTATCTTGTGTTAACGCATTATCAGACCATTTAAAAGCTTCTGTACATAAAGACGGTAAAATTTGGGAGCAAGAATATGAGCGTGGTAAGCCATTGTATCCTGTAAAAGCTGTAGGTGATACAGATTTTTCTGGAACAGTTGTTACGTTTCACCCAGACAACCAAATCTTTCAGCAAACTATAGAATATAATTACGAAACGCTTGCAAGTAGAATGCGTGAGTTAGCTTTCCTTAATAAAGGACTAACAATTACATTAACAGATAAGCGCCAAACAGATGATAAAGGAGAGTTTATTTCAGAACGTTTCTTCTCAGAAGAAGGGTTGTCTGAGTTCGTACGTTTCTTAGATGGTAATAGAGATCCTATTATTAAGGATGTTATTTCTATGGAAGGTGAAAAGAATGGTGTGCCTGTTGAGGTGGCTATGATTTATAACTCATCTTACGCAGAGAATTTACACTCTTACGTAAACAATATTAATACACACGAAGGAGGAACACACTTAGCAGGTTTTAGAAGAGGTTTAACATCATCTCTTAAGAAGTTTGCAGATGCTTCTGGAATGTTAGATAAACTAAAGTTTGACATTGCTGGAGACGATTTCCGTGAAGGATTAACTGCAATTATATCTGTAAAAGTATCTGAGCCTCAATTTGAAGGGCAAACCAAAACAAAATTAGGTAACCGTGAAGTAACATCTGCGGTATCTCAAGCAGTATCAGAAATGATTGAGATTCATATGGAGGAAAATCCTAATGATGCTAAAACAATTATAGAAAAAGTTATCCTTGCCGCACAAGCAAGACACGCAGCAAAGAAAGCACGTGAAATGGTGCAGCGAAAAACCGTAATGAGTATTGGCGGTTTACCTGGAAAGCTATCAGATTGTTCTAATCAAGATCCAGCAGAATGTGAAGTATTTCTTGTCGAGGGTGACTCTGCAGGTGGTACAGCAAAGCAAGGTCGAGACAGAGCATTTCAAGCTATATTGCCATTAAGAGGTAAAATTCTTAATGTTGAAAAAGCAATGTCTCATAAAGTGTTTGAAAACGAAGAGATTAAAAACATCTTTACAGCTTTAGGAGTAACAATAGGAACAGAAGAAGACAGTAAAGCATTAAACTTATCTAAATTACGCTATCACAAAATAGTTATTATGTGTGATGCCGATGTAGATGGTAGTCACATTGCAACTCTTATCTTAACGTTCTTCTTTAGGTATATGAAAGAACTTATTGAAGCTGGTCATATTTATATTGCAACACCACCACTTTACTTAATAAAGAAAGGCCAGAAAAAACGCTATGCTTGGAACGAAGATGAACGTGAAGCAATTGCCAATGAGTTTAAAGGCAGTGTAAGCGTGCAACGTTATAAGGGTCTTGGTGAGATGAATGCAGAACAGCTTTGGGACACAACAATGAACCCAGAGTTTAGAACATTACGACAAGTAGCTATAGATAATGGAGTAGAGGCAGATCGTATATTCTCTATGTTAATGGGAGATGATGTACCGCCTAGACGTGAGTTTATCGAGAAAAACGCAAAATATGCAAATATTGATGTCTAA